The following are encoded together in the Chanodichthys erythropterus isolate Z2021 chromosome 16, ASM2448905v1, whole genome shotgun sequence genome:
- the LOC137003777 gene encoding probable G-protein coupled receptor 148 has product MTNTSDQTGLTNSSLAESNRLLDTIKAFVHFGAFIVTGLFACLIIATVRHNQELRQTPRYVLLCQHCVCVSGFNIMGAAVHGLRSLRWPIFRITCWILFDLQVVMARGLMITLTLMSISTCLSICMPLRYPILVQRFHRWVTLVACVLALLNPVVFTVLACLHSPWDHVVGLDTECSTALEGTACIASAFALLLLLVLLIIGSYVAIYLEGRRAGHFTQSNSKGRRTILIHSMQISLHLLPSVIIISRHQDTLPVALANFIVFCFAQSLSPVVFGLRCKELYKEMLHFLLLFWGTCCGCGHVGNTDTISTGTITSAETAASIETNTSASMATITPSAIITECEGEKERSDFIVNCVS; this is encoded by the exons ATGACCAATACCAGCGATCAAACAG ggCTCACCAACTCCAGTCTAGCAGAAAGCAACAGGCTTTTAGATACCATTAAAGCTTTTGTCCACTTTGGAGCTTTCATTGTCACTGGTCTCTTCGCCTGCCTCATCATTGCAACAGTGCGGCACAACCAGGAGCTGCGTCAGACCCCTCGTTACGTCCTGTTGTGTCAGCACTGCGTCTGTGTGTCCGGCTTCAACATCATGGGCGCAGCCGTGCACGGTCTTCGCAGTCTGCGTTGGCCGATTTTTCGAATCACCTGCTGGATCCTCTTCGACCTGCAGGTGGTGATGGCACGAGGTTTGATGATCACCCTCACGCTGATGTCCATCAGCACCTGTCTGTCTATTTGCATGCCACTCCGTTACCCCATTCTGGTCCAGCGCTTCCACCGCTGGGTCACGCTGGTGGCTTGCGTTCTCGCCCTGCTCAACCCCGTAGTCTTCACCGTCCTAGCCTGTTTGCACTCTCCATGGGATCATGTGGTTGGGCTGGACACCGAGTGCTCTACGGCTTTGGAAGGCACAGCTTGCATTGCCAGTGCTTTCGCATTGCTGTTATTGCTGGTGCTGCTCATCATTGGAAGCTACGTGGCGATTTATCTGGAAGGTAGACGTGCTGGCCATTTCACGCAATCCAACAGTAAAGGTCGCCGCACCATTCTAATCCACAGCATGCAGATAAGCCTGCACCTCCTGCCCTCCGTTATCATCATCTCCCGGCATCAGGATACTCTCCCTGTGGCATTGGCGAATTTTATCGTCTTCTGTTTTGCACAGTCACTGAGCCCCGTGGTGTTCGGCCTGCGCTGCAAAGAGCTCTACAAGGAGATGCTACATTTCCTGCTATTGTTCTGGGGAACTTGTTGTGGCTGTGGGCATGTTGGCAACACTGATACCATCAGCACTGGGACAATAACCAGTGCAGAGACCGCAGCCAGTATAGAGACTAACACCTCCGCCAGCATGGCCAccatcactccatctgccattatCACAGAATGTGAGGGTGAGAAAGAGAGGTCAGACTTCATAGTTAACTGTGTAAGTTAG